A genome region from Oncorhynchus gorbuscha isolate QuinsamMale2020 ecotype Even-year linkage group LG26, OgorEven_v1.0, whole genome shotgun sequence includes the following:
- the LOC124015782 gene encoding zinc finger protein 2-like, which produces MRSVNISPPVKEDVVCWKEKDALGLNIVVKEEEEVTVKKEVEGEAVTVKEEEKDVSVKEEEDVTVKEEEVVVKKEGEITVTLNVKEEEIGDLINTRERRDYHGSSGESQHHHEAEGGEKNLSRSELLKKHQQRPTGNASYCKSTSELKIHPRVHTGEKAHHCFDCGKSYSRSDALKVHLRIHTGEKPFRCDQCGKSFTQPNSLIVHQRIHTGEKPYGCDQCGKKFTVSNSLIVHQRIHTGEKPYSCCQCGKSFTQPNSLKIHQRTHTGKKSYGCDQCGKKFTVSNSLIVHQRIHTGENLYHCSDCGKSFSTSWSLKVHHRTHTGEKPYGCDQCGKKFTVSNSLIVHQRIHTGEKSYSCSHCGKSFTQPDSLIVHQRTHTGEKPYSCYQCGKRFTVSNSLTVHQRIHTGEKPFSCQCGKNCTTSSQLIVHQRTHTGEKPYSCDQCGKSFGTSGCLTTHQRTHTGEKPYSCSKCGKSFTHFSSLIVHQRTHTGEKLFSCDQCGKSFTTSGYLTIHQRTHTGGQTL; this is translated from the exons ATGAGGTCGGTAAACATCTCCCCTCCTGTTAAAGAAGATGTGGTCTGCTGGAAGGAGAAAGATGCTCTGGGGCTGAACATTgtcgtgaaagaggaggaggaagtcaCAGTTAAAAaagaagtagagggtgaggctgttacagtgaaagaagaagagaaagacgtttcagtgaaagaagaggaggatgttactgtgaaagaagaggaggttGTAGTGAAGAAGGAAGGGGAGATTACTGTCACATTGAACGTTAAAGAGGAGGAGATTggagatctgattaacacca GAGAGAGACGGGACTATCATGGATCCTCTGGGGAGTCTCAACATCATCATGAAGctgaagggggagagaagaatctctccagatcagaactccTCAAGAAACACCAGCAGAGACCCACAGGGAATGCATCTTACTGCAAATCTACATCAGAACTTAAAATACACCCGCgagtacacacaggagagaaagctCACCACTGTTTTGATTGTGGGAAGAGTTACTCAAGATCAGATGCACTTAAAGTACACCTGAGaattcacactggagagaaaccttttcgctgtgatcaatgtgggaagagttttactcaacCAAACAGCCTGATAGTACACCAGcggatacacacaggagagaaaccttatggctgtgatcaatgtgggaagaaatTTACTGTGTCAAACTCCTTGATCgtgcaccagagaatacacacaggagagaaaccttatagctgttgtcaatgtgggaagagttttactcaacCAAACAGCCTGAAAATACACCAGCGGACACACACGGGAAAGAAATCTTatggctgtgatcaatgtgggaagaaatTTACTGTGTCAAACTCCTTGATCgtgcaccagagaatacacacaggagagaatctTTACCATTGTTCAGATTGTGGGAAAAGCTTTTCAACATCATGGTCATTGAAGGTGCAccatagaacacacacaggagagaaaccttatggctgtgatcaatgtgggaagaaatTTACTGTGTCAAACTCCTTGATCgtgcaccagagaatacacacaggagagaaatcttatagctgtagtcattgtgggaagagttttactcaacCAGATAGCCTGATAGTACACCagcggacacacacaggagagaaaccttatagctgttatcaatgtgggaagagatttaCTGTGTCGAACTCCTTGACAgtgcaccagagaatacacacaggagagaaaccttttagcTGTCAATGTGGGAAGAATTGTACCACATCTAGCCAACTAATTgtgcaccagagaacacacacaggagagaaaccctatagctgtgatcaatgtgggaagagttttggtaCATCTGGCTGTCTAAcaacacaccagagaacacacacaggagagaaaccttatagctgtagtaaatgtgggaagagttttactcactTTAGCAGCCTGATAGTACACCagcggacacacacaggagagaaactttttagctgtgatcaatgtgggaagagttttactacatCTGGATATCTGAccatacaccagagaacacacacaggtggaCAAACTTtgtag